One genomic window of Deltaproteobacteria bacterium HGW-Deltaproteobacteria-6 includes the following:
- a CDS encoding DUF4197 domain-containing protein, translating to MKRKIIWSVFFVFLFCQYNQASFLDVLQDKLGQAGTGGISNGKIDQGLKEALNVGIKNATRYLGKNNGYFTNAAVKILLPEEVRKAEPVLRSIGFGPELDEFTLSMNRAAEKAAPLARDIFLTAITDMPFDDASRILKGGNTAATDYLKTKTYDKLLELFQPAVRKTMNSYQVTQQYEAISGKVQSLPLVGKAIDPDVNRYVAAKALDGLFYTLAQEETSIRTNPKARVTSLLKEVFK from the coding sequence ATGAAAAGAAAAATAATATGGAGCGTCTTTTTCGTGTTTTTGTTCTGTCAATACAACCAGGCGTCTTTCCTTGATGTGCTTCAGGACAAGCTCGGCCAGGCAGGTACCGGCGGAATCAGCAATGGTAAAATCGATCAGGGGCTTAAAGAAGCCCTGAACGTAGGCATCAAAAACGCGACCCGTTATTTAGGAAAAAACAACGGGTATTTCACCAATGCAGCCGTTAAAATTCTGCTGCCCGAAGAAGTCCGGAAGGCGGAACCCGTTTTGAGAAGCATTGGTTTCGGGCCGGAGCTGGATGAATTCACGCTCAGCATGAACCGGGCCGCGGAGAAGGCCGCGCCCCTGGCCCGGGATATTTTTCTAACCGCGATCACGGATATGCCGTTTGACGACGCCAGCAGGATTCTGAAGGGCGGCAATACGGCGGCGACTGATTATCTCAAGACGAAAACCTATGATAAGCTGCTGGAACTTTTTCAACCGGCGGTGCGTAAAACGATGAATTCGTATCAGGTGACGCAGCAATACGAAGCCATCAGCGGCAAAGTACAGAGCCTGCCGTTAGTCGGCAAAGCCATTGATCCCGACGTCAACCGGTACGTTGCCGCGAAGGCGCTGGACGGATTATTTTACACGCTGGCCCAGGAAGAAACCAGCATCCGCACAAATCCAAAAGCAAGAGTAACCAGTCTGCTCAAAGAAGTTTTTAAGTAA
- the purD gene encoding phosphoribosylamine--glycine ligase codes for MLTMPNILLVGNGAREHAMAEAISRSSLHPRLFSFMKANNPGIASLSEKTLLGNYSDLAAITGFATENKVELAVIGPEDPLGNGVVDALAACGIPAVGPNKSLARLETSKSFTRNLVSKYNIPGNPQFKVFTTDDGIEAFLNELEGIVLKPDGLTGGKGVLVQGDHFATKEEALSLCRQILKESSSVIVEEKFDGEEFSLQCLCDGKTVVGTPLVQDHKRRFDGDRGPNTGGMGSYSMPDHSMPFVKPSDIEEGLEITRQVAAALLAETGSPYKGVMYGGFIATRNGAKLLEYNARFGDPEAMNILPLLQTDFLEVCRHIIAGTLDTLKIEFAPKATVCKYVVPKGYGLPADHPDAASSRAKIEVGDVGKARLYYSSVDKKEDGLYLSSSRAIGIVGIADTLDEARKIAEEGVKAVKGPVAYREDIGTDALIRKRIDHMKKIRGT; via the coding sequence ATGTTAACCATGCCCAATATACTACTTGTCGGAAACGGCGCGCGCGAACACGCGATGGCCGAAGCCATTTCACGATCCAGCCTGCATCCCCGTCTGTTTTCGTTTATGAAAGCCAATAACCCGGGGATAGCGTCGCTGTCGGAAAAAACGCTGCTCGGCAATTATTCGGACCTTGCGGCAATTACCGGCTTTGCAACGGAAAACAAAGTAGAACTCGCCGTGATCGGCCCGGAAGACCCGCTGGGAAACGGCGTCGTCGATGCGCTGGCCGCGTGCGGCATTCCGGCCGTCGGCCCCAATAAAAGCCTGGCGCGGCTGGAGACATCCAAGTCGTTCACCCGCAATCTCGTTAGCAAATACAATATTCCCGGCAATCCGCAGTTCAAAGTATTTACGACCGACGACGGCATAGAGGCTTTTCTGAATGAGCTCGAAGGCATCGTCCTCAAACCGGACGGATTGACCGGCGGCAAAGGCGTGCTGGTTCAGGGGGATCATTTTGCCACAAAAGAAGAAGCGCTGAGTTTATGCCGGCAGATTCTGAAAGAAAGCTCATCCGTCATCGTTGAAGAAAAATTCGACGGGGAGGAATTTTCGCTGCAATGCCTGTGCGACGGCAAAACCGTTGTGGGGACTCCGCTGGTGCAGGATCACAAAAGACGGTTTGACGGCGACCGCGGCCCGAACACCGGCGGTATGGGCTCTTACTCGATGCCCGATCATTCTATGCCTTTTGTGAAGCCGTCGGATATCGAGGAAGGCCTGGAGATTACCAGACAGGTCGCGGCGGCTCTCCTGGCTGAAACAGGCAGCCCCTACAAAGGCGTCATGTACGGCGGCTTCATCGCCACCCGAAACGGCGCGAAGCTACTGGAATACAACGCGCGGTTCGGCGATCCCGAGGCCATGAACATTCTGCCGCTTCTGCAAACGGACTTTCTTGAAGTATGCCGCCACATCATCGCCGGAACACTGGATACCCTGAAGATTGAATTCGCCCCCAAGGCAACCGTGTGCAAATACGTTGTGCCCAAAGGCTACGGCCTGCCCGCCGATCATCCCGACGCGGCATCATCCCGCGCGAAGATTGAAGTGGGCGACGTGGGAAAAGCAAGGCTGTACTATTCATCCGTCGACAAAAAAGAAGACGGACTGTATTTGAGTTCATCGCGCGCCATCGGCATTGTCGGCATCGCCGATACACTGGACGAAGCCCGCAAAATTGCCGAAGAAGGCGTCAAGGCCGTGAAAGGCCCGGTCGCCTACCGGGAAGACATCGGCACAGACGCGCTCATCCGGAAGCGCATCGATCACATGAAGAAAATACGGGGAACCTGA